gaaatagtaaacaaaaattgaaaaaaaatatatggtaCTATTTTacgttaaatatataacactTATTATAGATACAATtctttcttaatatataataaactttGTAAAACCTTATgatggaacaaaaaattgtgttgttatttattaaaatttcagCGTTTACACTTTTGCCTTGTATATATCACTTTTATAATGGCATGGTATTAcaatattattcaaataaatttgtaatgtttatattgtaattatttacttttattagttttttttttttgtatgataatatttttccatttaaataagaaatagttacattttttctttcttttagaactctttaaataaaaatttggtTGAAAAATGGAATCTTCGtagaaaatttaattcaAGAACTTATAGAATATTAGCAAATTATAAACATCATAAATATTCAAGTAATGCAAAACTTAAAGAAGTTATGCAATTTAATGAAgcgaaaaaagaaaaaaatatatataataataaagaaggaacaaatgaaaaacacAAACTATCTTGTAGAAGTTCATTATACATTGAGCAATGCGGTGAAAATGTTAAGAAAAGTAAATGTGTTAAATCTAAAACAAGTAAATGTTTcgattttgaaaaaaaaatatttaaaaaacttgATTATGAAGATTacgttaaaaatattataactattgattataagaaatataaaaaactagCACGTAAAAAACGCAGAGTACGTATTGCTTtacttttgttatttatcTTGATATTGATACTACCCTTATTAGATCTTTCATTAGAGAATTTAGTAGATGGTGGGTTGTTAGGCTTATTACACTTGTTATCCCCAACTTTAGGCGAAAAAAATGC
The sequence above is drawn from the Plasmodium malariae genome assembly, chromosome: 5 genome and encodes:
- the PmUG01_05042100 gene encoding fam-l protein; this encodes MMEQKIVLLFIKISAFTLLPCIYHFYNGMNSLNKNLVEKWNLRRKFNSRTYRILANYKHHKYSSNAKLKEVMQFNEAKKEKNIYNNKEGTNEKHKLSCRSSLYIEQCGENVKKSKCVKSKTSKCFDFEKKIFKKLDYEDYVKNIITIDYKKYKKLARKKRRVRIALLLLFILILILPLLDLSLENLVDGGLLGLLHLLSPTLGEKNALTGVDGQLVTLLSSGQWGYLEKICASTIFIYGVPFLIFVVIFIFGMVYYYKKVIKYENIKFKKRLNKR